The proteins below come from a single Yamadazyma tenuis chromosome 5, complete sequence genomic window:
- a CDS encoding NAD(P)-dependent dehydrogenase (EggNog:ENOG503NU2V; COG:Q), with product MTDSKVAIITGGNQGIGWYTVLHLYLHGFKIYMLARNEERALKAIEEIKVEAEKRVSKYDEAETRSRFFGSIHYIPCDLLDLKNVEKAAETIKKAEDHLDIIINNAGLMGCPFEMTKDNYEVQLQVNVVSHVLLTLSLLPLLVNSKAPRVVQVSSLGHNLATSFYENTNDLNKSPSSYYSMLRYGVAKTAAIHFTEVLAKKYPNILCVAVHPGVIATSLYDFVWSTNGFLGTISSWIFKVSGSIIAVSSEVGAYASLRAALDNTLTVDQNNGCFLTTGGVMSSASKVARNMDYAEKTWNWNITQLQERGFKLID from the coding sequence ATGACCGATAGCAAGGTGGCAATCATTACAGGCGGTAACCAGGGTATTGGATGGTACACTGTCTTACATTTGTATTTACATGGGTTCAAGATATACATGCTTGCAAGAAATGAGGAGAGGGCATTGAAAGCAATTGAAGAGATCAAAGTTGAAGCAGAGAAGCGAGTAAGCAAGTACGATGAAGCTGAGACTAGGCTGAGGTTCTTTGGTAGTATTCATTACATACCCTGTGActtattggacttgaagaatgtcGAAAAAGCTGCTGAAACTATAAAAAAAGCTGAAGACCACTTGGATATTATAATCAATAATGCTGGACTCATGGGATGTCCGTTCGAGATGACTAAAGATAACTATGAAGTCCAATTGCAGGTAAACGTGGTATCCCATGTTCTTTTGACATTGTCTTTGTTACCACTTCTTGTGAACTCAAAGGCTCCAAgggttgttcaagtttcttctcttggCCATAACCTTGCAACTTCATTTTATGAGAATACCAATGACTTGAATAAATCTCCTTCGTCTTATTATTCCATGTTGAGATATGGTGTGGCTAAAACAGCCGCAATTCATTTTACGGAGGTCTTGGCCAAGAAGTATCCTAATATTTTATGCGTTGCAGTTCATCCTGGTGTAATTGCAACATCTTTGTACGACTTTGTTTGGTCAACTAATGGCTTTTTAGGTACAATCCTGAGCTGGATATTCAAGGTATCTGGAAGTATAATTGCCGTCTCCTCTGAGGTTGGTGCTTATGCTTCACTCAGGGCTGCTTTAGATAACACTTTGACAGTCGATCAAAATAACGGATGCTTTCTCACAACGGGTGGTGTTATGTCTAGTGCAAGCAAAGTAGCAAGAAATATGGACTACGCAGAGAAGACCTGGAATTGGAACATCACTCAGCTTCAAGAACGGGGATTCAAATTGATTGATTAG
- a CDS encoding dihydrodipicolinate synthase (COG:H; EggNog:ENOG503NX4N), whose translation MTASTFETPIGKGIYTPVPTFFTGENYELDLESQIAHAKFLYSSGINGVVTGGSMGESIHLTRQERLEIVKAIRSAVPSDEFKIISGMPYTNIPDTIAEIKALKDAGANYTILLTPGYYGNSLTTQQGIIDYFTLVGDKSALPIVIYHYPGVSNGTEINPETFEVLSKHPSIVGVKLTHFNMDKYVLLTGRVEENKANNFRPFTGLGQILVPSLAIGAFGAIDGLSGVFPKSMLKLFELFNNKQYEEAQKLQFLVTRANQMVFSLNLIGVKHALNVIHGFGDSNVSGRPPLNHQVDLKVWNKYEDDIKKLGEFEKSLS comes from the coding sequence ATGACCGCTTCTACGTTTGAAACACCTATTGGAAAGGGTATTTACACCCCAGTTCCCACCTTCTTCACAGGCGAAAACTATGAATTAGATCTTGAAAGTCAAATTGCCCATGCTAAGTTTTTGTATAGCAGCGGGATAAACGGTGTTGTAACTGGTGGATCAATGGGAGAATCTATTCATTTAACTAGACAAGAGAGACTCGAAATCGTCAAGGCTATCAGATCAGCTGTACCAAGTGATGAGTTCAAGATTATCTCCGGTATGCCATACACAAATATTCCTGACACTATTGCCGAAATTAAAGCCTTGAAAGATGCTGGTGCCAATTATACTATTTTATTGACCCCTGGATATTACGGTAACTCTTTAACTACTCAACAAGGCATCATAGACTATTTTACTTTGGTCGGTGACAAGCTGGCTTTACCAATTGTTATTTATCACTACCCAGGTGTTAGTAACGGTACTGAGATCAACCCCGAGACTTTTGAAGTGTTGCTGAAACACCCTAGTATCGTTGGTGTGAAATTAACCCATTTCAATATGGACAAATATGTTCTTTTGACTGGAAGAGTGGAAGAGAATAAAGCCAACAACTTCAGACCATTCACTGGATTGGGTCAAATTTTGGTCCCATCTTTAGCTATTGGAGCTTTTGGGGCCATTGATGGTTTATCTGGTGTATTCCCCAAATCTATGCTCAAGctttttgaacttttcaacaataaaCAATATGAAGAAGCCCAAAAATTACAGTTCTTGGTCACCAGGGCTAATCAAATGGTTTTCAGCCTTAACTTGATTGGTGTCAAACATGCATTAAACGTTATTCATGGCTTTGGTGATTCAAACGTGTCTGGGAGACCCCCATTGAACCATCAGGTGGATTTGAAAGTGTGGAACAAGTACGAAGACGATATCAAAAAATTAGgagagtttgaaaaatctCTTAGTTAA
- a CDS encoding aldo/keto reductase (EggNog:ENOG503NU9F; COG:S), translating into MVKAFKSTKVYKLSTGSSIPALGLGTWRATDEEVYNSVLTALKAGYRHIDTAAGYGNEEPIGKAIKDSGISRDQIFVTTKLWSTKHYDPESALKESLSKLGLEYVDLYLMHWPLAMNPNGNHPAIPTRPDGLRDIVYDWSFTKTWKLMEPLVEQGLTKSLGISNCTVSKMKELFDSGLKVKPVCNQVELHPYLPQHKLLEFAKEHDVVLEAYSPLGSADAPLLKDESIKAIAEKYGVSSATVIISWAIWRGTVVLPKSVKPERIESNLEIIELEDKDGEALNRIAENRGGPQRFVSPPWDPVVIFDSSE; encoded by the coding sequence ATGGTTAAAGCTTTCAAATCTACTAAGGTCTACAAATTATCGACCGGTTCGTCTATCCCCGCCCTTGGTTTGGGCACTTGGAGAGCgactgatgaagaagtttaCAACTCCGTCTTAACCGCTTTGAAAGCTGGTTACAGACATATTGATACTGCTGCTGGTTACGGTAACGAAGAACCAATCGGTAAAGCTATAAAAGATTCTGGAATTTCCAGAGATCAGATATTTGTCACTACAAAGTTATGGTCGACTAAGCACTATGATCCTGAATCGGCATTGAAAGAATCCCTTTCTAAGTTGGGTCTTGAATATGTTGACTTATACTTGATGCATTGGCCATTGGCTATGAACCCAAATGGTAATCACCCAGCCATTCCAACCAGACCAGATGGATTAAGAGATATTGTGTATGATTGGAGCTTTACTAAGACCTGGAAATTAATGGAACCTTTGGTGGAACAAGGATTAACTAAATCCCTTGGTATTTCCAACTGTACTGTTTCTAAAATGAAGGAATTATTCGATTCCGGTTTAAAGGTCAAACCCGTGTGtaaccaagttgaattGCACCCATACTTGCCACAACAtaaattgttggaatttGCCAAAGAACATGATGTCGTTCTTGAAGCTTACTCCCCATTGGGTTCCGCCGACGCTCCTTTGTTAAAGGATGAATCTATCAAAGCCATTGCTGAAAAGTATGGTGTGTCTTCAGCTACAGTGATTATTTCTTGGGCTATTTGGAGAGGAACTGTCGTTTTGCCAAAATCTGTTAAACctgaaagaattgaaagCAACCTCGAGATCATTGAGCTCGAGGATAAAGATGGAGAAGCCTTGAACAGAATTGCTGAAAATAGAGGGGGCCCTCAAAGATTCGTCTCTCCTCCTTGGGATCCTGTTGTCATCTTTGACTCTTCTGAATAG
- the DHG2 gene encoding L-rhamnose-1-dehydrogenase (EggNog:ENOG503Q3TC; COG:Q): MALLQDKVAIITGGVTGIGRSIALGMAREGAKICVNHLPTDKQAELAEEMAQEVGPENFLAVPGDISKQETSTNLVAEAVKKFGEVNILVSNAGICEFNDFLETKPETYLQTIEINLNGCFFVTQAVGRQMKKQGKGGSIIGISSISALVGGGHQAHYTPTKAGILSLMQSCACALGQYGIRCNALLPGTIRTAVNEEDLADDEKRTYMENRTTLGRLGKPDDLAGPAIFLASDLSAYMTGSQLLVDGGLFVNLQ, encoded by the coding sequence ATGGCATTACTACAAGATAAGGTGGCTATCATCACCGGCGGTGTTACTGGAATTGGGAGGCTGATTGCTCTCGGAATGGCAAGAGAAGGAGCCAAAATATGTGTTAATCATCTACCTACCGACAAGCAGGCAGAATTAGCTGAAGAAATGGCACAGGAAGTTGGTCCTGAAAACTTTCTTGCTGTACCAGGTGATATCTCAAAACAAGAGACTAGTACTAACCTTGTCGCAGAAGCTGTGAAGAAGTTTGGAGAAGTTAACATCTTAGTGTCCAATGCTGGTATTTGTGAATTTAATGATtttttggaaaccaaacCCGAGACTTATCTTCAGACTATTGAAATTAACTTGAATGGATGTTTCTTCGTCACTCAAGCAGTTGGAAGACAAATGAAAAAGCAAGGAAAAGGGGGTAGTATCATTGGAATCAGTAGTATTTCTGCTTTGGTAGGTGGAGGCCACCAAGCCCATTACACTCCAACTAAAGCTGGTATTTTGTCATTAATGCAGTCATGTGCTTGTGCCTTGGGTCAATATGGAATCAGATGTAATGCTCTTCTCCCTGGTACTATAAGAACAGCtgtcaatgaagaagatttggctgatgatgagaagaGAACTTACATGGAAAACAGAACAACTCTCGGAAGATTAGGAAAGCCCGACGATTTGGCTGGTCCTGCAATTTTTTTGGCTAGTGATCTTTCTGCATACATGACTGGATCCCAACTCCTCGTGGACGGGGGATTGTTTGTAAACTTGCAGTAA
- a CDS encoding enolase superfamily protein (COG:M; EggNog:ENOG503NX4U): MALKEFPKIVDIKTYIVTEKGSGGDYHDVAKGHWLIDSKISTPMTKFPEYRTSRTSWGINVLGSFCVEIIASDGTTGFATGFGGPPGCWLVKQHFWRFLKDEDPRNLNSIWDKLFRASMYYGRKGLPIAVISVIDLALWDLLGKIRNEPVYKMIGGATRDKLDFYCTGCDPVAAKKMGFWGGKVALPYGPDEGFEGLRKNVAFLKKHREDVGPDFPLMVDCYMSLNVQYAIQLADATQDLNINWFEETLHPDDVEGYALLKRAHPRMKWTTGEHEYTRYGFRKLIEGRNLDIVQPDIMWVGGMTEILRIAAHAAAYDIPVVPHASGPYSYHFVISQPNTPFHEYLANSPDSKSVLPVFGNLFLDEPVPTEGYLNTSILDKPGFGLTLNPKIQLIEGDALFNPTPERPLKIEQEKEE; the protein is encoded by the coding sequence ATGGCATTGAAGGAATTTCCAAAAATTGTCGACATTAAGACTTACATTGTTACTGAAAAGGGTAGTGGAGGTGACTACCACGACGTTGCCAAAGGTCACTGGCTTATTGACAGTAAGATTTCTACCCCAATGACTAAATTTCCAGAATAcagaacttcaagaaccagTTGGGGTATCAATGTTTTGGGATCTTTTTGTGTGGAAATCATTGCTTCTGATGGTACTACCGGTTTCGCAActggatttggtggacCACCAGGTTGTTGGTTAGTTAAGCAACATTTCTGGAGATTTTTGAAAGATGAAGATCCAAGAAACCTTAATTCTATTTGGGACAAACTCTTCAGAGCTTCCATGTACTATGGTAGAAAAGGTCTCCCAATTGCTGTTATCAGTGTGATTGATTTAGCCCTTTGGGATTTATTGGGTAAGATTAGAAACGAGCCAGTGTACAAGATGATTGGAGGTGCTACTAGAGACAAATTAGACTTCTACTGTACTGGATGTGATCCTGTAGCTGCTAAAAAGATGGGATTCTGGGGTGGAAAGGTTGCCCTTCCATATGGACCAGatgaaggatttgaaggCTTAAGAAAGAATGTTgcatttttgaaaaagcATCGTGAAGACGTTGGCCCAGATTTCCCATTAATGGTTGATTGTTACATGTCTCTTAATGTTCAGTATGCTATTCAATTGGCTGACGCTACTCAAGATCTTAACATCAACtggtttgaagaaactcttCACCCTGATGACGTTGAAGGTTACGCTTTATTGAAGAGAGCTCACCCAAGAATGAAATGGACTACTGGTGAGCATGAATACACCAGATATGGATTTAGAAAATTGATTGAAGGCCGTAATCTTGACATTGTTCAACCAGATATCATGTGGGTTGGTGGTATGACTGAAATTCTTAGAATTGCTGCTCATGCTGCTGCTTATGATATTCCAGTTGTTCCTCATGCTTCTGGTCCTTACTCTTACCACTTTGTCATTTCTCAACCAAACACCCCCTTCCATGAATATCTTGCTAACTCCCCAGATTCGAAGAGTGTTTTACCTGTCTTTGGTAATCTTTTCCTCGATGAACCAGTTCCCACAGAGGGATACCTTAACACTTCCATTTTGGACAAGCCAGGGTTCGGTCTTACCCTTAACCCTAAGATTCAATTGATTGAAGGTGACGCCTTGTTCAACCCAACTCCAGAGAGACCCTTGAagattgaacaagaaaaggaagagtAA
- a CDS encoding uncharacterized protein (COG:K; EggNog:ENOG503NYE0), with protein MKKPGLRSGYGQQVFERIEELDKFVEESKTLHQLENVQLKEKLKFLEEKFDTLEKRYTGPSVATSSTIRPIPLNFQSTGTDPMNLSTTNPTITPNSALISAGPGPMFTRNNSSNNYTPNTNSAISPPEDIDSLPPLDKIEVLVELYFELVNPVFPILHPTLDRPRILKTIDTSNFLLLGVLVSTVKLQINLFSPQEAERYFAFIKSKIVSSCFAVRTIQELRAVALLAFTLYGESNNHEAWSMISLAVGGCLHLGIIKDFPLNNDLLGIPQNELVSLNRTEGAEWEVWAEKESIRYLMWEVYKLDKLSSMGSHFVSKLPQEEVSSLLPLKADFWEFKSLYNKALIEKEQTHTLNDFNFKPGNRDIYGSNCYLIQVLNLMGRGSKFRGSPMDIKDMGSILAWQLGCYEFEKEIQAWKSSLPDNVSQFLDSEILMSSQITVKDVILHSLYHTMIIRLHSPTAFSDSQDKYLISAQTSKAKCLKSAHLILKISKSLPSLFQIDEESVFPIFGPYYAFSIWVSGRVILVDAIHSQGQLEGEFDYAISLLRRIGQKWECAAKYANILEFFKDDTMTVDTSSHDGTGEFYSSNSYSEDARLIADIKLNASSLDSLLSKKVARYKNAKGNIDDLSIFDWFKLPLNNVFMPSQMY; from the coding sequence ATGAAAAAGCCCGGGCTAAGGTCGGGTTATGGgcaacaagtttttgaacgaattgaagaattggacaAGTTTGTTGAGGAAAGCAAAACTCTACATCAATTGGAGAACGTtcaattgaaagaaaagttgaagtttttggaagAGAAATTTGATACTCTTGAAAAACGCTATACTGGTCCCAGTGTCGCCACCTCCTCAACTATTAGACCAATCCCATTGaattttcaatcaacaGGTACTGATCCCATGAATCTTTCTACCACTAATCCAACCATAACGCCCAATAGTGCTTTGATTTCTGCTGGTCCAGGTCCAATGTTCACTAGAAAtaattcttccaacaactaCACTCCTAACACAAACTCGGCAATTTCACCACCTGAAGACATTGATAGCCTTCCTCCTTTGGATAAGATTGAGGTATTGGTAGAGTTGTATTTTGAACTTGTGAACCCTGtgtttccaattcttcatccaacGTTGGACAGGCCAAGAATCTTGAAAACTATTGACACTTCtaacttcttgttgttgggtGTCCTTGTATCTACTGTTAAATTACAAATTAACTTGTTCAGTCCTCAAGAGGCCGAAAGATATTTTGCATTTATTAAGTCCAAAATCGTATCTTCATGTTTTGCTGTGAGGACTATCCAAGAATTAAGAGCTGTTGCTCTTTTGGCATTCACATTATATGGAGAGTCTAATAACCATGAAGCATGGAGCATGATATCCTTGGCTGTTGGGGGATGTCTTCATTTGGGGATTATCAAAGATTTCCCATTAAATAATGATCTATTGGGAATCCCTCAGAATGAGTTGGTTTCTCTCAATAGAACAGAAGGAGCCGAATGGGAAGTTTGGGCTGAAAAGGAATCCATACGATACTTAATGTGGGAAGTCTATAAGCTTGATAAGCTCTCGAGTATGGGAAGCCATTTTGTGTCAAAGCTTCCCCAGGAAGAGGTGTCTAGCTTACTTCCATTGAAGGCTGATTTCTGGGAATTTAAGTCTTTGTATAACAAGGCgttgattgaaaaagaaCAGACACATACtttgaatgatttcaatttcaagcCTGGTAACAGGGATATTTATGGTAGTAATTGCTACTTAATCCAAGTTTTAAACCTTATGGGAAGAGGTCTGAAATTTAGAGGAAGCCCCATGGATATTAAAGATATGGGGAGTATATTAGCCTGGCAATTGGGTTGTtatgagtttgaaaaggaaATTCAAGCCTGGAAATCAAGCTTGCCTGATAATGTATcccaatttcttgatagcgagatcttgatgtcaaGCCAAATTACTGTCAAAGACGTGATTCTTCATTCGTTGTACCATACCATGATCATAAGGTTGCACTCTCCAACTGCATTCTCTGATTCCCAAGATAAGTATCTTATTTCTGCCCAAACTTCAAAGGCTAAATGCTTGAAATCTGCCCATCTAATCTTAAAGATATCCAAGTCCTTACCATCACTTttccaaattgatgaagaatcaGTGTTTCCAATTTTTGGCCCTTATTATGCTTTTTCAATTTGGGTGAGTGGCAGAGTAATACTTGTGGATGCTATTCATTCACAAGGTCAACTAGAAGGAGAATTTGATTATGCCATTAGtcttttgagaagaatAGGCCAGAAATGGGAATGTGCCGCCAAGTACGCAAACAttcttgaatttttcaaagacGATACTATGACAGTGGATACTTCAAGTCATGATGGAACAGGAGAATTCTATCTGTCTAACTCATACAGTGAAGATGCTAGATTGATAGCTGACATTAAGCTTAATGCTAGTTCTCTTGATTCTCTCCTTTCTAAGAAAGTAGCAAGGTATAAAAATGCTAAGGGTAACATAGACGATTTATCAATCTTTGATTGGTTCAAGTTACCACTTAATAATGTTTTTATGCCTTCGCAAATGTATTGA
- the CYB2_2 gene encoding Cytochrome b2, mitochondrial precursor (COG:C; EggNog:ENOG503NTYS), translating into MYRRLVTNSVKEYGFGLKRCGTRSFTSSVKPFQLNLKNSKVWSRWASVLASAAFIGVGFRVTTNQSTILLDKKINAEDVAKHDNLDNGVWVVINGKVYDLTTFINMHPGGTSIILKYAGKDASFLFNKVHARGTIESILPEECYLGELDGELEEFDDPMIREEKRSQEMRAKRPPLMSILNLTEFEYVAQKILPIHAWAYYSGGSDDEVTLRENNSAYGRYYFKPKVLVDVDDVDISTEMLDTKTSAPFYCSAAASAKLGHPDGELSIARGLYKENIIQMISSASSYPMDEIVEETPGPKWFQLYVKPDREESLETIRECEELGVKAIFVTVDTPLFGRREKDLRFKIADTEDIEAVDLNLKDSDDFILSYDKIRLKWSDIETFKKNSSIPIVVKGIQRVEDVLLAIENKADAVVLSNHGGRQLDFARPPIDVLAELMPILRERNLDDKIEVFIDGGVRRGSDVLKALCLGAKGVGLGRSFLYANSSYGENGVIKACKLLKDEISRDMKLLGVTKVSELTPDLIHTYPAVFTSHNNIVYEPLYLPQFKE; encoded by the coding sequence ATGTACAGAAGACTAGTTACCAATTCTGTTAAAGAATATGGATTTGGGTTGAAGAGATGTGGTACCAGGTCTTTTACTAGTTCGGTAAAGCCTTTTCAAttaaatttgaaaaattcaaagGTTTGGTCTCGATGGGCATCGGTGCTTGCCTCTGCTGCATTCATTGGGGTTGGCTTTCGTGTAACCACAAACCAATCTACTATTTTGTTAGATAAAAAGATAAATGCAGAAGATGTTGCTAAGCATGACAATCTCGATAACGGAGTGTGGGTGGTAATCAACGGAAAAGTTTATGACTTGACGaccttcatcaacatgCATCCTGGTGGAACCTCAATTATTCTTAAATATGCCGGAAAGGACGCGTcctttttgttcaacaaagtCCATGCCCGGGGAACTATTGAGAGCATTCTTCCAGAGGAGTGTTATTTGGGAGAATTGGATGGAGAGCTCGAAGAATTCGACGATCCAATGATTCGTGAGGAAAAACGAAGCCAGGAAATGAGGGCCAAGAGACCACCTTTGATGTCCATTTTGAACCTTACTGAGTTTGAATATGTGGCTCAGAAAATTCTTCCTATTCATGCGTGGGCGTACTACTCAGGTGGTAGTGACGATGAAGTTACTTTAAGGGAAAACAACTCTGCCTATGGTCGATACTACTTTAAGCCTAaggttcttgttgatgttgacgACGTGGATATTTCCACCGAGATGTTAGATACCAAAACTTCTGCTCCATTCTATTGCTCAGCAGCTGCTCTGGCCAAACTTGGACACCCTGATGGTGAACTTTCGATTGCCAGAGGTCTTTATAAAGAGAATATTATACAAATGATATCAAGTGCTTCTTCTTATCCAATGGATGAAATTGTCGAAGAAACTCCAGGACCAAAATGGTTCCAATTATATGTGAAGCCTGATAGAGAAGAGAGCTTGGAAACCATTAGAGAGTGTGAGGAATTGGGTGTCAAGGCAATTTTTGTTACTGTTGATACCCCATTGTTTGGTAGGCGTGAGAAGGATCTTAGATTTAAGATTGCAGATACCGAGGATATAGAGGCAGTGGATTTGAACCTTAAGGACAGCGATGACTTCATCTTGTCGTACGATAAGATTAGACTCAAGTGGTCAGATATCGAgactttcaagaaaaatTCTTCTATTCCAATTGTGGTCAAAGGTATTCAAAGAGTGGAGGATGTACTTTTAGCTATTGAAAACAAGGCTGATGCTGTGGTATTATCCAATCACGGTGGTCGTCAGTTGGACTTTGCTCGTCCTCCAATTGATGTGTTAGCAGAACTTATGCCTATTTTGAGAGAGAGAAACTTGGATGATAAAATTGAGGTATTCATCGATGGGGGTGTCAGAAGAGGTAGTGACGTTCTCAAAGCCCTTTGCCTTGGTGCTAAGGGAGTTGGTTTAGGAAGATCATTCTTGTATGCCAATTCCTCTTACGGAGAAAATGGGGTTATTAAGGCTTgtaagttgttgaaagatgAGATTTCCAGGGACATGAAATTATTAGGAGTCACCAAAGTCAGTGAATTGACACCTGATCTTATTCACACATATCCTGCAGTTTTTACTAGCCATAACAATATCGTATATGAGCCATTATATTTGCCTCAATTCAAAGAATAG
- a CDS encoding dihydrodipicolinate synthase (COG:H; EggNog:ENOG503NVF0) has protein sequence MSLPQKGVYTPVPTFFKKDLNTIDFATQVAHAKFLQDNGIKGITLLGSTGENAHLTRAERAEIVKQIHDNVKGFTIVAGIAQNCLQETIEEIESVAKSGASFALVLPSSYFGPSITQEALVEWYTEVADNSPIPVLIYVYPGVTNNVNVAPSTIKTLSSHKNIVGIKFSHNDVTSYSEISLDEEIKDFVCLTGLGHLLLPALSIGFKGTVDAISGAYPKIYTRLIQAFDEGNFKEAQRLQLAIIRGEKCVSEYGVIGIKRIIYEATGFGETYLGRMPLNKDTTAGWEKLDKFIAEISEGEKSVTI, from the coding sequence ATGCTGTTACCACAAAAGGGTGTTTATACACCAGTTCcaactttcttcaaaaaggaCTTGAATACAATTGACTTTGCTACCCAAGTAGCTCATGCTAAATTCTTGCAAGATAATGGCATCAAGGGGATAACCTTGTTGGGATCAACCGGTGAAAATGCCCATTTGACTAGAGCTGAAAGAGCCGAAATTGTCAAACAAATCCATGATAATGTAAAGGGGTTCACCATTGTAGCAGGAATTGCTCAAAACTGCTTACAAGAAACTATTGAAGAGATAGAATCCGTTGCCAAATCGGGTGCTTCTTTCGCTTTGGTATTACCTTCCAGTTATTTTGGACCTTCTATCACTCAAGAAGCATTAGTTGAGTGGTATACCGAAGTCGCTGATAACTCACCAATTCCTGTGTTGATTTACGTTTATCCTGGTGTAACCAACAACGTTAACGTTGCTCCCAGCACTATCAAGACTTTGTCTTCCCATAAGAACATCGTGGGAATTAAATTCTCTCACAATGACGTTACTAGCTACAGTGAAATTTctcttgatgaagaaatcaaagactttgtTTGCTTAACAGGACTTGGTCACTTATTATTACCAGCTCTTTCCATCGGTTTCAAGGGAACTGTTGATGCTATTAGTGGCGCATATCCTAAAATTTACACTAGATTGATCCAAGCTTTCGATGAAGGTAACTTTAAAGAAGCTCAAAGATTGCAGTTGGCCATTATCAGAGGAGAGAAATGTGTCAGTGAATATGGTGTTATTGGAATTAAGAGAATTATTTACGAAGCCACTGGATTCGGAGAAACCTACTTAGGCCGCATGCCTTTAAATAAGGACACCACTGCTGGTTgggagaagttggataaaTTCATTGCTGAAATCTCCGAAGGTGAAAAGTCTGTCACCATTTAA
- a CDS encoding glycosyl hydrolase family 88 protein (EggNog:ENOG503NWXE; COG:G; CAZy:GH105) gives MPAHLFDLKAKDVDSLVNILIDNLIHIKDETGKFLMTIPDGRIIDTKGWITGWEWTHGIGLYGMWHYYELTNKSQILKHIEDWFEAQMFGPDGSTSKNINTMAVFLSLAYVYERHGNERYVPYLDSWAEWAMYDLQKTKCGGFQHATYLTDNHEQMWDDTLMMTVMPLAKIGLLLNRPHYVEEAKKQMLLHIKYLCDAKTGLWYHGYTFDGNHNFANAFWARGNSWITIVIPEFIELLNLQPGDFLREFLIETLDSQVAQLAELQDAKTGLWHTLLDDETSYLESSAAAGFAYGILKGIRKKYLDPKYKSVAINAIKGVIGQIDGRGELLNTSFGTGMGDDLQFYRDIPLTSMPYGQAMAIMALVEFSRLYL, from the coding sequence ATGCCCGCTCACTTATTTGATCTTAAAGCTAAAGATGTTGACTCCCTTGTCAATATATTAATCGATAATCTAATCCATATCAAGGATGAAACTGGaaaattcttgatgacCATTCCAGATGGACGAATCATCGACACTAAAGGGTGGATAACTGGATGGGAATGGACCCATGGAATAGGTCTTTATGGAATGTGGCACTATTACGAACTCACCAACAAAAGCCAGATCTTGAAACACATTGAAGACTGGTTCGAGGCTCAAATGTTTGGACCTGACGGAAGTACTTCCAAGAACATTAACACCATGGCCGTTTTCTTATCTTTAGCATACGTTTATGAAAGGCATGGAAATGAACGGTATGTTCCGTACTTGGATTCATGGGCAGAATGGGCCATGTATGATTTGCAAAAAACCAAATGTGGTGGGTTTCAACACGCTACTTACTTAACTGATAACCATGAGCAAATGTGGGATGATACGTTAATGATGACGGTAATGCCTCTTGCAAAGATTGGATTATTGTTGAATCGCCCTCACTATGTTGAGGAAGCTAAGAAGCAAATGCTTTTGCATATCAAGTACCTTTGTGATGCCAAAACTGGTTTATGGTACCACGGATATACTTTTGATGGGAATCACAATTTTGCCAATGCCTTTTGGGCTAGAGGAAACTCGTGGATTACTATTGTGATTCCTGAATTCATCGAGTTATTAAACTTACAACCAGGAGACTTTTTAAGAGAGTTTTTAATCGAAACTCTTGATTCACAAGTGGCTCAATTAGCTGAATTGCAAGATGCAAAGACTGGTTTATGGCATACATTATTAGATGACGAAACTTCGTACCTTGAGtcttcagcagcagctgGCTTCGCATACGGGATCTTAAAAGGTATCAGAAAGAAGTATTTGGATCCCAAATATAAATCAGTTGCTATTAATGCTATTAAGGGTGTTAttggccaaattgatgGAAGAGGTGAGTTACTTAATACATCTTTTGGTACTGGAATGGGCGATGACTTGCAATTTTATAGAGACATTCCTTTGACATCGATGCCATATGGTCAAGCTATGGCTATAATGGCTCTTGTGGAGTTTTCTAGATTATATTTATAG